One genomic window of Gammaproteobacteria bacterium CG11_big_fil_rev_8_21_14_0_20_46_22 includes the following:
- a CDS encoding YggW family oxidoreductase, producing MKPPLSLYIHIPWCIRKCPYCDFNSHQVRGELDETHYIDTLLKDFDQHLPEIENRKLHSVFIGGGTPSLFKPESFARLFDGLAQRVSFENPNSEITLEANPGTFEQARFQGYREAGINRLSIGVQSFQNDKLKRLGRIHEGDEARRAIDGAINAGFQHLNIDLMHGLPEQSIDDALFDLNTACAFGTDHLSWYQLTLEPNTVFAKFPPTLPDDDHLWAIQTEGLALLNSEGFERYEISAYTRGNNPSQHNLNYWEFGDYIGIGAGAHGKLTTEAGIFRHQKKRSPKDYLADQTAINVTQIDESERPVEFMMNALRLSDGVLLSTFTERTGLALDALEPALSHAQNQGWLIIKDGKLRCTELGQRFLNECLVGFMA from the coding sequence ATGAAACCACCCCTGTCACTCTACATTCACATTCCCTGGTGCATTCGCAAATGCCCCTATTGCGACTTCAACTCACACCAAGTGCGAGGCGAACTCGATGAAACACATTACATCGATACTCTGCTCAAGGATTTCGACCAGCATTTGCCTGAAATCGAAAATCGCAAACTGCACAGTGTATTCATCGGCGGGGGCACACCTAGCCTGTTTAAACCCGAAAGTTTCGCGCGATTGTTTGATGGGCTCGCCCAGCGTGTAAGCTTTGAGAACCCAAACAGTGAAATCACACTCGAAGCCAACCCCGGCACCTTTGAGCAGGCGCGTTTTCAAGGTTATCGTGAAGCGGGCATCAACCGCCTATCGATTGGCGTGCAAAGTTTTCAAAACGATAAGCTCAAACGCTTGGGACGCATTCATGAAGGCGACGAAGCCAGACGTGCGATTGATGGGGCGATTAACGCCGGTTTTCAACACCTCAATATTGATTTAATGCACGGTTTGCCCGAGCAATCCATCGACGATGCCCTGTTTGACCTAAACACCGCCTGTGCCTTTGGCACGGATCATCTGTCTTGGTACCAGCTGACACTGGAACCCAACACCGTATTCGCTAAATTTCCACCCACGCTACCAGACGACGACCATTTATGGGCGATTCAAACCGAAGGCTTGGCCTTATTAAACAGCGAGGGCTTTGAGCGCTACGAAATTTCAGCCTACACACGTGGTAATAACCCCAGCCAACATAATTTGAACTACTGGGAGTTTGGTGACTACATCGGCATTGGCGCTGGCGCACACGGCAAGCTCACCACCGAGGCCGGCATTTTTCGCCATCAAAAAAAACGCTCGCCCAAAGATTATTTGGCCGATCAAACCGCGATTAACGTGACCCAGATCGACGAGAGCGAACGGCCTGTGGAGTTTATGATGAATGCCTTGCGCTTAAGCGATGGTGTGCTGCTGTCGACCTTCACCGAACGCACCGGCTTGGCACTTGATGCCTTGGAGCCGGCCTTATCACATGCTCAAAACCAAGGCTGGCTCATAATCAAAGACGGTAAACTTCGCTGCACCGAGCTCGGACAGCGGTTTTTAAACGAGTGCTTAGTGGGATTTATGGCTTAA